From a single Gracilimonas sp. genomic region:
- a CDS encoding acyl-CoA dehydrogenase, whose amino-acid sequence MEQTEQLIPPLTQLTEDEQMLKEAAADFAEASIKPLVEEMDENAKLDPDLVKEFFEMGLMGIDIPERYSGGGGTFMMSIVAIEQISRVDASAGVFMDVQNTLVNNAFVNFASDYLKEKYLPLLATEKVGAYCLSEAGSGSDAFALKTTAKEDGDDFVLNGSKLWITNANEADIFLVMANVNPEAGYKGITAFVVERGMEGFSISKKENKLGIRASSTCEILLEDCRVPKENVLGEVGKGYKVAIETLNEGRIGIGAQMIGIAQGAFDAALAYVQERKQFGKAISEFQGVQFQLARMATDIETARLLVYNAARMKMNGQNFLKEAAMAKFYSSEVAERVSSQAVDLFGGYGYVKEYPVEKYYRDSKIGKIYEGTTNMQLSTIAKLLLR is encoded by the coding sequence ATGGAACAAACCGAGCAACTAATTCCACCTCTAACACAGCTCACTGAAGATGAGCAAATGCTTAAAGAAGCGGCAGCTGATTTTGCTGAAGCTTCCATCAAACCCCTGGTCGAAGAAATGGATGAAAATGCCAAGCTCGACCCAGATCTGGTAAAAGAATTTTTTGAAATGGGCTTGATGGGAATTGACATTCCTGAACGTTATAGCGGTGGCGGCGGAACCTTTATGATGTCGATCGTAGCTATCGAGCAGATTTCTCGCGTTGACGCCTCGGCGGGTGTTTTCATGGATGTGCAGAATACCCTGGTAAATAACGCTTTTGTAAACTTTGCCTCCGACTATCTCAAAGAAAAATATTTACCTCTCTTAGCCACCGAAAAAGTAGGTGCTTACTGCCTATCAGAAGCCGGATCAGGCAGTGATGCTTTTGCCCTTAAAACCACCGCTAAAGAAGACGGTGATGATTTTGTGCTGAACGGTTCCAAGTTGTGGATTACCAATGCCAACGAGGCAGACATCTTTTTGGTGATGGCTAATGTGAATCCCGAAGCCGGATATAAAGGAATTACAGCGTTTGTAGTTGAACGCGGAATGGAAGGGTTCTCAATATCCAAGAAAGAGAATAAGCTGGGAATTCGAGCGAGCTCCACCTGCGAAATTTTACTGGAAGACTGCCGTGTGCCTAAAGAAAATGTACTGGGTGAAGTTGGAAAAGGATATAAAGTAGCCATCGAAACATTGAATGAAGGTCGAATCGGTATCGGGGCCCAGATGATTGGTATTGCCCAGGGTGCTTTTGATGCGGCTCTGGCTTACGTGCAGGAACGTAAGCAGTTCGGGAAGGCAATTTCTGAATTCCAGGGTGTTCAGTTTCAGCTGGCCCGTATGGCAACAGATATTGAAACCGCTCGTTTACTGGTTTACAATGCAGCCCGAATGAAAATGAATGGCCAAAACTTTTTGAAAGAAGCTGCAATGGCAAAATTTTATTCCTCTGAAGTTGCTGAACGTGTGAGTTCGCAAGCGGTCGATTTATTTGGAGGATATGGATATGTGAAAGAATATCCCGTAGAGAAATATTACCGTGATTCTAAGATCGGTAAGATCTACGAGGGTACAACGAACATGCAGCTCAGCACCATAGCTAAGTTGCTACTTCGATGA
- a CDS encoding response regulator transcription factor, translated as MANIKIAIVDDHQIVRDGIKILIEDEPGFEISFEAENGEQATRLSKEHKPDLIIMDITMPKMNGIEATEQIKKEQPDVKVLALTMLSEDQHIKKMIKAGASGYILKSSGKKELIKAINTILDGKHYFSDDATQAILQELVEPSVSKNREANEVNITERELEVLKLIVNECTNQEIADQLFVSVRTVDAHRRNLLQKTGAKNTAGLVKYAIKNQLFENNGE; from the coding sequence ATGGCTAATATTAAGATTGCAATAGTCGATGATCATCAGATTGTTAGGGACGGTATAAAAATATTGATTGAAGACGAACCCGGCTTTGAAATCTCATTTGAAGCTGAGAACGGGGAACAAGCAACCAGGCTTTCAAAAGAGCACAAACCGGATCTTATCATCATGGATATCACCATGCCGAAAATGAACGGTATCGAAGCTACTGAACAAATCAAGAAAGAACAGCCGGATGTTAAAGTCCTCGCCTTAACCATGCTCAGCGAAGACCAGCACATCAAGAAAATGATTAAAGCCGGCGCTTCCGGGTATATATTAAAAAGTTCGGGCAAAAAGGAGCTCATTAAAGCCATAAATACCATACTGGATGGTAAGCATTACTTTAGCGATGATGCCACCCAGGCCATATTACAAGAGCTGGTTGAACCTTCTGTTTCAAAAAACAGGGAAGCTAATGAAGTCAATATAACTGAAAGGGAATTGGAGGTTTTAAAACTGATTGTAAACGAGTGTACTAACCAAGAGATCGCCGATCAGTTATTTGTAAGTGTACGAACTGTTGACGCCCATCGCCGCAACCTTCTGCAGAAAACAGGGGCAAAAAATACCGCCGGGCTTGTCAAGTATGCGATCAAAAACCAGCTTTTCGAGAATAATGGAGAATAA
- a CDS encoding SUMF1/EgtB/PvdO family nonheme iron enzyme, with the protein MVKVEGGTFLMGDIIDSTNTDALPIHEVSLDDYYIGKYEVTFAQYDTFARATDRELPPDEHYGRGDRAVVRVDWHDALAYCNYFGWRLPTETEWEYAARAGGRATLFAGTNNPDSLSNYAITEQDDLSFSFRVGTKKPNKLSIYDMSGNVSEWIGEYYQFYQRPEEMHDLENSMVRIIRGGSFNSWVNTAKVYWRVGVLSDAKFYEVGFRCAVSQEELNKQRFLNGAFHFKPAKP; encoded by the coding sequence ATGGTTAAAGTTGAAGGCGGGACTTTTTTAATGGGAGATATCATCGACAGCACTAATACCGATGCCCTGCCAATTCATGAAGTAAGCCTGGATGACTACTACATCGGTAAGTATGAAGTTACATTTGCCCAATACGATACCTTTGCCAGAGCAACAGACAGGGAACTTCCCCCGGATGAACATTATGGGCGCGGAGATCGCGCCGTTGTTCGTGTAGACTGGCATGATGCCCTCGCTTATTGTAATTATTTTGGCTGGCGGCTCCCCACCGAAACCGAATGGGAATATGCGGCAAGAGCCGGGGGGAGAGCAACCCTATTTGCGGGCACCAACAATCCGGACTCTTTATCGAACTATGCCATTACCGAACAAGATGACCTCTCATTTTCCTTCAGGGTAGGAACCAAAAAGCCAAACAAACTTAGTATTTATGATATGAGTGGAAATGTTTCGGAATGGATCGGCGAGTATTACCAATTCTACCAGCGACCGGAAGAAATGCACGACCTTGAAAACAGTATGGTGCGAATAATCCGCGGCGGAAGTTTTAATTCCTGGGTGAATACCGCTAAGGTGTACTGGCGGGTTGGCGTGTTAAGCGATGCAAAGTTTTATGAGGTGGGATTTCGATGTGCCGTATCCCAAGAAGAGCTCAATAAGCAGCGGTTTTTGAATGGGGCTTTTCACTTCAAACCGGCAAAGCCTTAA
- a CDS encoding ATP-binding protein: MSSKFSLTGISDIALGKDLRSENEVVGKKAGMTVLNSVSFFLAGVSILFLIAFQINESVSLTWFFLSEAIAFLLIPLLARQGFVKAAKILLIAYADVGIIILSSVFGGDAMIQAFFIPAMGLSILLFDNTQVHLRNMGILLSILSYFILDYIIFERISISESSFSLVRWSVLTGSFVTTWLIFNTFSQFKEDAEHQTLELLQKEQELNQELSLKQEKLETYIEQLEVATEELAKSTKAKSEFLATMSHEIRTPMNAILGMTHLLKQDSPREDQIEPINILDFSGKTLLSLIDDVLDFSKIEAGKIEFESIEFELNKLVNVIVESFKITAKNKGIELKTEIGEGIPNILVGDPARLTQILNNLVSNALKFTEEGDVRLSVNALQDDDDSIRLQFAISDTGIGIEEDRVNTIFESFTQASQNTKRLFGGTGLGLTISKQLAELQGGAISVESEEGEGSTFFVELTFEKGSSTDEAKAITKNEDNAESLSGLRVLLAEDNLVNQKVMLRFLERWNVDMTVVDNGKEAVEAIKEHNYDVVLMDLQMPTMDGYEASEHIRKLDDPYKRNTPIIALTAAALKEVREKVYASGMNDFVTKPFNPADLEQKLFQFIEK, translated from the coding sequence ATGAGCTCAAAATTTTCTCTCACCGGCATTTCTGATATCGCTCTGGGTAAAGACCTGAGATCGGAAAACGAGGTTGTTGGCAAAAAGGCGGGTATGACCGTCCTGAATTCGGTTTCTTTCTTTTTAGCCGGCGTTTCCATTCTCTTTCTCATTGCCTTTCAGATCAACGAATCCGTATCCCTGACGTGGTTTTTTCTGTCTGAAGCTATCGCCTTTTTATTAATTCCTTTGCTGGCCAGGCAGGGATTTGTGAAAGCCGCTAAGATTCTGCTTATCGCTTATGCCGATGTCGGTATTATTATTCTTAGTTCCGTATTCGGTGGCGATGCCATGATTCAGGCATTTTTTATACCCGCCATGGGGCTTTCCATCCTTCTTTTTGATAATACCCAGGTGCACCTGCGCAATATGGGTATTCTGTTATCTATCCTTTCATACTTCATCCTGGATTATATCATCTTCGAGAGAATCAGTATTTCTGAAAGCAGCTTCTCGCTGGTAAGATGGAGTGTTTTGACGGGCTCTTTCGTAACTACCTGGTTAATTTTCAACACCTTTTCACAGTTTAAAGAAGATGCCGAGCACCAGACGCTGGAGCTTTTGCAAAAAGAGCAGGAATTGAATCAGGAGTTGAGCCTGAAACAGGAAAAGCTGGAAACCTACATTGAGCAGCTTGAAGTGGCCACCGAAGAACTCGCAAAAAGTACAAAAGCCAAATCGGAATTCCTGGCTACCATGAGTCACGAGATCAGAACTCCGATGAATGCTATTTTGGGGATGACGCACCTGCTGAAGCAAGACAGTCCGCGCGAAGATCAAATCGAGCCGATCAACATTCTTGACTTTTCCGGTAAAACGCTGCTTTCGCTGATTGATGACGTCCTTGATTTCTCAAAAATAGAAGCCGGAAAAATCGAATTCGAAAGCATTGAATTTGAGCTGAATAAACTTGTAAATGTCATTGTAGAGAGCTTCAAAATTACAGCTAAAAACAAAGGCATTGAGCTTAAAACAGAGATAGGAGAAGGGATACCGAATATCTTAGTCGGCGACCCGGCGCGTCTCACACAGATCCTGAATAACCTGGTAAGTAATGCATTGAAGTTTACTGAAGAGGGAGATGTAAGGTTATCGGTAAATGCTCTTCAGGATGATGATGACTCAATACGCCTTCAGTTTGCCATTTCAGATACGGGTATTGGAATTGAAGAAGATCGAGTAAATACTATATTTGAAAGCTTTACTCAGGCCAGCCAGAATACGAAGCGCTTGTTTGGCGGTACGGGGCTTGGGCTTACCATCAGTAAACAATTGGCGGAACTTCAGGGTGGAGCAATTTCGGTTGAAAGTGAGGAAGGAGAAGGAAGCACCTTCTTTGTAGAGTTAACCTTCGAAAAAGGATCTTCAACTGACGAGGCTAAGGCAATTACCAAAAATGAAGATAATGCAGAAAGTTTAAGCGGTCTGCGTGTTCTGCTTGCTGAAGATAACCTGGTGAACCAAAAGGTAATGCTGAGGTTTCTCGAGCGCTGGAATGTGGATATGACGGTGGTAGATAATGGCAAAGAAGCTGTAGAAGCTATTAAAGAACATAATTACGATGTGGTGCTGATGGACCTTCAGATGCCAACCATGGATGGATACGAAGCCTCCGAGCATATTCGAAAACTGGATGATCCGTACAAGAGAAACACGCCGATTATTGCCCTCACGGCTGCTGCACTAAAAGAAGTGCGGGAGAAAGTGTATGCCTCGGGCATGAACGACTTTGTGACCAAACCTTTTAACCCGGCTGACCTTGAGCAGAAGCTGTTTCAGTTTATAGAGAAGTAA
- a CDS encoding PAS domain S-box protein has protein sequence MKKNNDNVHTLIELDSLSSAVLNSLSAHVAIMDSEGTIVAFNNNWKIHREDFEEKWTHPELNKNILSVLQQPLAEGNDFALRLLLGIKDVLHEERESFEMKCHITSCAHRKTFAVTVKTLGENNGAILIYEDISAQIQNQTYLKETREKFEKHFQNSLYGILVADESNSVIEANNVACEILQVSQKDLVFSDITNYLNINMDVADIQKMINREGNYIGEYEIKTANGSIIPIELSVTIFRNENGKPVTSWAFKNISQKRNAEQALKATEQQYKLQFNNTLEGTIIGRPDGLIIAVNPAACDMLGYEPGELEGKYRDLVFDMNNPVNKEAIANRRENGSFTGEVEFTHKDGHKIPVEVSSVIFEAEGGEEKTIINIRDISSRKAIQQQLLDEKEFTESAISSLPTAFFVFNLKGEMIRWNNMLEQDLGYTYEEIANTSVTELVHPKDQPLLSKILDGVLLGKKISVEARCITKSGQVVHYLLQGTSFEQNGEHYIVGGGLNRNNIIEIENERQQVKKELQRTKHFNELAVDGANLGLLEVDLVTGYTYFNERWFKLLGYDYDKDSNAFTKQSFFSILHPEDKEIPESEFLRYKKEGGRYEAEFRLKSADGSYKWILAIAKFVDWDEDGEPTKLAGSHMDITERKLAEVESKRTQKLLNQLFFNSPIGIVLVDADGRVQKINQSFNHIFGYTDAEVIGKNLDETIVPKAMDQQGEKLSRLSFTGDSFQTETIRLNKNGKEIPVLVGGVPVEMDGEVIAIYGMYVDITQRKSLENQIVNLLETEQKARVQMQDMFEESPSAIAMLEGKEHIYNFVNQKYKELVGKEDLVGLSVKEALPEMDEQGFTDLLDTCYNEDKSFYFNEKKIYFNNGSNGASKSHYLNFVYKPIHNENGDVYGIFVEAIDVTEQVEARNIIEKSLAEKETLLGEVHHRVKNNLAIISGLLELEILDNQDQKISKHLHSTQSRITTIAKIHELLYRNESLTHVSFRRFIETVVKEGAEVNDNNAYKLITSFDLDEVELNVNQAIPAGMLLNEVLDYLALIKSNEGMENVSLSLKMKTTNDCVRIELEDPSATLLPSYEADHPNTNLRKELIDVLSSQIDGSVILDSDTKSTLSIHFAKRELKGPHSALKN, from the coding sequence ATGAAAAAGAATAATGATAATGTACACACCTTAATTGAATTAGACAGCCTTAGCTCGGCCGTTCTAAATTCGTTAAGTGCCCACGTTGCCATTATGGATTCTGAAGGTACTATAGTTGCTTTCAACAACAACTGGAAGATACACCGGGAAGATTTTGAAGAAAAGTGGACCCATCCTGAACTCAATAAAAATATCTTATCAGTACTTCAACAGCCTCTTGCTGAAGGAAATGATTTTGCCCTGAGACTATTACTGGGTATCAAAGACGTGCTTCATGAAGAAAGAGAAAGCTTTGAGATGAAGTGCCACATTACTTCTTGCGCCCACCGGAAGACTTTTGCTGTTACGGTAAAAACTCTGGGCGAGAATAATGGAGCTATACTGATTTACGAAGACATTAGTGCCCAAATACAGAATCAAACCTACCTGAAAGAAACCCGGGAAAAATTCGAAAAACATTTTCAGAATAGTTTATATGGAATTCTGGTTGCCGATGAATCCAATTCTGTAATCGAAGCCAATAATGTAGCATGTGAAATTCTTCAGGTAAGTCAGAAAGATCTTGTTTTTTCAGATATCACAAACTACCTGAACATTAATATGGATGTTGCTGATATTCAGAAAATGATAAACCGAGAGGGGAACTATATCGGGGAATATGAGATAAAGACAGCAAATGGTTCAATTATTCCTATTGAGCTGTCAGTTACAATATTTCGAAATGAAAACGGGAAACCGGTTACTAGCTGGGCATTTAAGAACATCTCTCAGAAGCGCAATGCAGAGCAGGCTCTTAAAGCTACCGAACAACAGTATAAACTGCAGTTTAATAACACCCTGGAAGGAACAATCATAGGTAGACCGGATGGCCTCATTATTGCAGTCAATCCGGCTGCCTGTGATATGTTGGGGTATGAGCCCGGAGAACTGGAAGGAAAGTACCGGGATTTAGTTTTTGACATGAATAACCCGGTTAATAAAGAAGCCATAGCAAACCGGAGAGAGAATGGGTCTTTCACGGGAGAAGTTGAATTTACCCACAAAGACGGACATAAAATCCCTGTTGAGGTAAGCTCTGTTATATTTGAAGCAGAAGGCGGAGAAGAAAAAACCATTATAAACATCAGAGACATCTCTTCTCGTAAAGCCATACAGCAACAACTTCTTGATGAAAAGGAATTCACGGAATCTGCCATCTCCAGCCTGCCTACAGCATTTTTTGTATTTAACCTGAAGGGAGAAATGATCCGGTGGAACAATATGCTTGAGCAGGATCTGGGCTACACATATGAGGAAATTGCCAATACTAGTGTCACTGAACTTGTTCACCCCAAGGATCAGCCTTTACTTTCGAAAATTCTGGATGGCGTACTACTTGGGAAAAAAATTAGTGTGGAAGCCCGCTGTATAACAAAAAGTGGACAGGTCGTTCATTATTTGCTACAGGGAACCAGTTTTGAGCAAAATGGCGAACATTATATAGTTGGAGGGGGTCTGAACCGCAACAACATCATTGAAATTGAGAATGAACGGCAGCAGGTAAAGAAAGAGCTTCAGCGTACCAAGCACTTTAATGAACTTGCCGTTGATGGGGCAAACCTTGGACTTTTGGAAGTAGATCTTGTTACAGGCTATACCTATTTCAATGAGCGCTGGTTTAAATTACTGGGCTATGACTATGATAAAGACAGTAATGCGTTTACAAAACAATCCTTCTTTTCCATTTTGCATCCCGAAGACAAGGAAATTCCAGAAAGCGAGTTCCTGAGATATAAGAAAGAAGGAGGTAGATATGAAGCTGAGTTTCGCTTAAAATCTGCTGATGGCTCTTACAAATGGATATTGGCCATTGCGAAATTTGTAGACTGGGATGAAGATGGAGAACCTACCAAGCTTGCCGGTTCTCATATGGACATCACCGAACGTAAACTGGCAGAAGTTGAAAGTAAAAGAACCCAGAAGCTTCTGAACCAATTGTTTTTCAATTCTCCAATTGGGATTGTATTGGTAGATGCTGATGGAAGAGTTCAAAAAATTAACCAGAGCTTCAACCATATATTTGGATATACAGATGCAGAAGTCATCGGTAAAAACCTCGATGAAACCATAGTTCCCAAGGCTATGGATCAGCAGGGAGAAAAGCTTTCCAGATTAAGCTTTACAGGAGACAGTTTCCAAACGGAAACTATACGGCTAAACAAAAACGGCAAAGAGATTCCGGTATTGGTAGGGGGCGTACCGGTAGAAATGGACGGAGAAGTGATAGCCATATATGGAATGTATGTGGACATCACTCAAAGAAAATCACTTGAAAACCAGATTGTGAACCTGCTGGAAACGGAGCAGAAAGCCCGGGTTCAAATGCAGGATATGTTTGAAGAGTCTCCTTCAGCCATAGCCATGCTGGAAGGGAAAGAGCATATCTACAACTTTGTAAATCAAAAGTATAAAGAGTTGGTTGGGAAGGAAGATCTGGTCGGCTTATCGGTAAAAGAAGCCCTCCCCGAGATGGATGAGCAAGGCTTCACGGATCTGCTGGATACATGTTATAATGAGGATAAATCGTTCTATTTTAACGAGAAGAAAATTTACTTTAACAATGGAAGCAATGGTGCTTCCAAAAGTCATTATCTCAACTTTGTATATAAGCCCATTCATAATGAAAATGGAGATGTGTACGGCATTTTCGTAGAAGCCATTGATGTGACTGAACAAGTTGAGGCTCGCAATATTATTGAGAAATCGCTTGCCGAGAAAGAAACACTGCTTGGGGAAGTGCACCACCGGGTTAAGAATAACCTGGCCATTATTTCAGGACTGTTAGAACTGGAGATTCTGGATAATCAAGATCAGAAAATATCCAAGCACCTGCATTCAACCCAATCGCGAATTACGACGATTGCCAAAATTCACGAGCTGCTGTACAGAAATGAAAGCCTGACCCATGTGAGTTTCAGAAGATTTATAGAAACGGTTGTTAAAGAAGGTGCTGAGGTGAACGACAACAATGCCTATAAACTCATTACCAGCTTTGATTTGGACGAAGTTGAGCTAAATGTGAACCAAGCCATTCCCGCCGGAATGCTACTTAACGAGGTGCTTGATTACCTGGCCCTGATTAAAAGCAATGAAGGTATGGAGAACGTCAGCCTTTCCTTAAAAATGAAGACTACTAATGATTGCGTAAGAATTGAACTCGAAGACCCATCTGCAACGTTACTTCCTTCGTATGAAGCAGACCACCCGAACACTAATCTTAGAAAGGAACTTATTGATGTATTATCGAGCCAGATTGATGGCTCCGTTATATTAGATAGTGATACAAAAAGCACATTGTCGATTCATTTTGCAAAGAGAGAACTGAAAGGCCCACACAGCGCTCTGAAAAATTAG
- a CDS encoding GAF domain-containing sensor histidine kinase yields MSEIIEQKIVSDYPVPENESERQKEVEKYDILDTLPEEEFDSLVELAAIVTESSMSQMNILDHNRQWTKSAHGLESGTNCDRSEAVCAHTILADGSMEITDLSKDDRFKNASFVQRDPHHRFYSGYPLKTKDGFNIGALCVLDSTPKELNETQRRALKTIAREIVSRLEIRRTQIKLEKLNREKNHFLRVVNHDIKSPLSGIVSTAHYLQNVWDGDHDELKSMLSMIEISGRKLVTYTSELVSNSLEEGDSRLIVDEVQVDELIKDLILIYTPLAKTKQVDITTNFNISDSFELDNEKFKLIVSNLISNALKFSSAGDTITVKAEIVDTKENRILHCSVSDTGIGIPEQYMDGLFTQNEKHRRSGTQGEISTGLGLPLVKQFVELHGGGVKVETEEGVGSTFYVTIPEKQ; encoded by the coding sequence ATGTCCGAAATTATAGAACAAAAAATAGTCAGCGATTATCCGGTTCCTGAAAACGAATCTGAACGTCAAAAGGAAGTTGAGAAATATGATATACTCGATACATTACCAGAAGAAGAGTTTGATTCGCTGGTAGAACTGGCTGCCATTGTAACGGAAAGCTCTATGTCTCAGATGAATATTCTGGATCATAACCGGCAGTGGACCAAATCGGCTCACGGTCTCGAGTCTGGCACAAATTGCGACCGCTCAGAAGCCGTATGTGCACACACCATTCTTGCTGATGGCAGCATGGAAATCACTGACCTCTCTAAAGATGACCGCTTTAAAAATGCCTCTTTTGTTCAACGTGATCCTCATCACAGGTTTTACAGCGGATATCCGCTAAAAACAAAAGATGGCTTTAATATTGGAGCGCTTTGTGTGCTCGACTCCACCCCAAAAGAGCTCAACGAGACCCAAAGACGAGCACTTAAGACCATTGCCCGTGAAATTGTTTCCCGGCTGGAAATCAGACGCACACAAATAAAGCTGGAAAAATTAAACAGGGAAAAGAATCATTTCCTTCGGGTGGTTAATCACGATATTAAAAGTCCGCTCAGTGGCATCGTAAGTACTGCCCATTACCTTCAGAATGTTTGGGATGGAGATCACGATGAATTGAAAAGTATGCTTTCCATGATTGAAATCAGTGGAAGAAAGCTGGTTACTTACACCAGTGAGTTAGTCTCCAACTCTCTGGAAGAAGGAGATTCCCGGTTAATTGTGGATGAAGTTCAGGTTGATGAACTCATTAAAGACCTGATTCTCATTTATACCCCACTCGCTAAAACCAAGCAAGTGGACATTACAACGAATTTCAATATTTCAGACTCATTTGAGCTTGATAACGAAAAATTTAAGCTGATTGTCAGTAACCTGATTTCTAATGCTCTGAAGTTTAGCTCGGCCGGTGACACCATAACGGTTAAAGCTGAAATTGTGGATACCAAAGAAAACCGGATTCTTCATTGTTCTGTATCTGATACCGGCATTGGCATTCCGGAGCAATATATGGATGGATTGTTTACTCAAAACGAGAAACACCGACGCTCAGGTACACAGGGTGAAATCAGTACCGGGTTAGGCCTTCCGCTTGTAAAACAATTTGTAGAATTACATGGTGGCGGAGTTAAAGTTGAAACGGAAGAGGGCGTTGGCTCTACCTTCTATGTCACCATCCCTGAAAAACAATAA
- a CDS encoding PAS domain S-box protein, translating into MDQKLDPEVIEQIKKCCKDEASFSKLEELFGELFQRYQNTKKQLSLVEQAIKHDYDSILITDLDLEKPGPKIVYVNEGFTRMTGYTKEEVLGKTPRILQGEKTDRHVLDRLKERLIEGQAFFGHTVNYRKDGSEFINQWDIHPLTNSKGEITHWVSYQRDITDRKESSKLIFDANLDFDNLVEESKKTFIDLDVQGNIISSNNSFKSLLGYDADELKTVKIWDLVVDEDQDEMKSLFGDFDSKMVEDKEYPWEFIQKDGETVKLEGTINYFVSNDETVIRVHFDNISLRNRIIETLKKKKSSLENIVGKKDEFTLRFVAGSDGKTGCKFVSENFTNITGLNPELILDDGIENVIHADDLEEAEKALEKAFNGTSSSISCKYKTSDDNYVSVIQSFKPDFGKDKEKVESVKSVAMIELEVEK; encoded by the coding sequence ATGGATCAGAAGTTAGACCCGGAAGTGATAGAACAAATTAAAAAGTGTTGTAAGGATGAGGCATCATTCTCAAAACTTGAAGAGTTGTTTGGAGAACTTTTTCAGAGATACCAAAACACAAAAAAACAGCTTTCACTGGTTGAGCAAGCTATAAAACACGATTACGATTCAATACTCATTACAGATTTAGATTTAGAAAAGCCGGGGCCAAAAATTGTATATGTAAATGAAGGTTTTACCCGCATGACCGGCTACACTAAAGAAGAAGTGCTGGGCAAAACACCAAGAATTTTGCAGGGTGAAAAGACAGACCGCCACGTGCTCGACAGGCTCAAAGAAAGATTGATAGAAGGGCAGGCATTTTTTGGGCATACCGTGAATTACCGGAAAGACGGCTCGGAGTTCATCAACCAATGGGACATTCATCCGCTTACAAACAGCAAGGGTGAAATAACGCACTGGGTTTCTTACCAGCGAGATATCACCGACAGAAAAGAATCGAGTAAGCTGATATTTGATGCTAATCTGGATTTTGACAATTTGGTAGAAGAGTCTAAGAAAACGTTTATCGACCTGGATGTTCAGGGCAACATCATTTCATCCAATAATTCCTTTAAGAGTTTACTGGGTTACGATGCCGATGAATTGAAAACTGTTAAAATTTGGGATTTGGTTGTTGACGAGGACCAGGATGAAATGAAATCCTTGTTCGGTGATTTTGATTCCAAAATGGTTGAAGACAAAGAATATCCATGGGAGTTTATCCAGAAAGATGGCGAAACCGTGAAGCTGGAAGGAACCATCAATTACTTTGTAAGTAATGATGAAACCGTTATCCGGGTACACTTCGATAATATTTCACTCAGAAATCGCATTATCGAAACGCTTAAAAAGAAAAAAAGCAGCCTGGAGAATATTGTCGGCAAGAAAGATGAATTCACCCTTCGGTTTGTAGCAGGAAGTGACGGCAAAACAGGCTGTAAGTTTGTATCGGAAAACTTTACAAATATCACCGGCCTCAATCCTGAGCTTATTCTTGATGATGGTATTGAGAACGTAATCCACGCCGACGATCTGGAAGAAGCTGAAAAAGCTCTGGAGAAAGCATTTAACGGTACTTCATCCAGCATCAGCTGTAAGTATAAAACTTCCGATGACAACTACGTGTCTGTAATACAGTCGTTTAAGCCCGATTTTGGTAAAGACAAGGAAAAGGTTGAAAGCGTTAAAAGCGTAGCTATGATAGAGCTGGAAGTGGAAAAATAA
- a CDS encoding SufE family protein, with product MDIQATEERIIKEFELLQDWPERYKYIIKLGDKLDPLPEEARVEENLVKGCQSQVWLTAEMKDGNVIFKADSDAAITKGLVSLMVRFYSGREPEVIMNKKPEFIDKIGMAQHLSPTRANGLASMVKQMKIYAMAFKSQKTLS from the coding sequence ATGGATATTCAGGCGACAGAAGAACGAATTATCAAAGAGTTTGAATTACTGCAGGATTGGCCCGAGCGGTATAAGTATATCATTAAGCTGGGCGACAAACTGGATCCACTGCCGGAAGAAGCCCGGGTCGAAGAGAATCTGGTAAAAGGCTGTCAGAGCCAGGTTTGGCTTACCGCAGAAATGAAAGATGGGAATGTGATATTTAAGGCGGACAGTGATGCAGCGATCACCAAAGGGCTGGTTTCGCTGATGGTACGTTTTTATTCAGGTCGGGAGCCGGAAGTTATCATGAATAAAAAACCCGAATTCATAGATAAAATCGGGATGGCACAGCACCTTTCGCCAACGCGGGCAAACGGACTTGCTTCTATGGTAAAACAGATGAAGATTTATGCCATGGCCTTTAAATCTCAGAAAACGTTATCGTAA